One Rossellomorea aquimaris DNA window includes the following coding sequences:
- a CDS encoding helix-turn-helix transcriptional regulator: MIEGKLIKFHREDSGLTQEQLAQGICSTTHLSKIERGITEYSTEITDLLARKLGINMDVERSRYHSLQAKLSEWNDAIIMIRTNDIHQLKAEIEKEPLRFLSDFIIQYNLFLARYYLFLNKHGKAKEILGMFENKNYSLSPFEQNLLLHVKGIYYHSTRQFNTCINVLKQIDDEYPNSEYYFHLALAYHSIHSNTFAYYYGQRALHFFQKTLNILRVIDSETLILIQLNAKEPFDMEETKQQYDKLLRVCESVNSNDRAHKIHNNLGFEYFRRKRYSESKASYEEALNLINDETPASHYLVTLSGYILACMKGNLLSSRELNHLATKGLNMASQHRDPSHVFFEIYLLTINENEYELYEYIERTALPHFRKTGSQLMYQHYERQLFLYYVKTGQTEKGFQLASDKMSNEISYYELE; the protein is encoded by the coding sequence ATGATAGAAGGTAAATTAATCAAATTTCATCGCGAAGATTCGGGTTTGACTCAGGAGCAGCTTGCACAGGGAATCTGCTCCACCACACATTTAAGTAAAATCGAAAGGGGCATCACAGAGTATTCAACTGAAATTACTGATCTACTCGCAAGGAAGCTTGGAATCAATATGGATGTTGAACGGTCCCGCTATCATTCCTTACAGGCTAAACTATCAGAATGGAACGATGCGATTATTATGATTCGAACCAATGACATCCATCAACTTAAAGCTGAAATTGAAAAGGAACCTTTAAGGTTTCTATCTGACTTCATCATTCAATACAACCTTTTCCTGGCAAGATATTATTTATTTTTAAACAAGCATGGAAAAGCCAAGGAAATCCTGGGCATGTTCGAAAACAAAAACTATTCTCTATCCCCTTTCGAACAAAATTTATTACTTCATGTCAAAGGGATCTACTATCATTCAACAAGACAATTTAACACTTGCATAAATGTATTGAAACAGATTGACGATGAATATCCCAACTCCGAATATTATTTTCATTTGGCGTTAGCGTATCATTCCATTCATTCAAATACCTTTGCCTATTATTATGGACAAAGAGCTTTGCATTTTTTCCAAAAAACTTTGAATATCCTGAGGGTCATCGATTCTGAAACCTTAATTTTAATCCAATTGAATGCCAAGGAACCCTTTGATATGGAAGAAACAAAACAACAGTATGATAAGCTCCTCAGAGTCTGTGAATCAGTCAATTCAAACGATCGGGCGCATAAGATACATAACAATCTTGGATTCGAATATTTTAGGAGAAAACGATATTCTGAATCAAAGGCATCCTATGAAGAAGCATTAAATCTTATCAATGACGAAACGCCGGCATCACATTATTTAGTCACGCTCAGTGGATATATACTTGCTTGTATGAAAGGGAATCTACTATCTTCCCGGGAACTCAATCACTTAGCGACAAAAGGACTGAATATGGCCTCCCAGCACCGGGATCCAAGTCATGTATTCTTTGAGATTTACTTACTTACCATAAATGAGAATGAATATGAATTATATGAGTATATTGAACGTACAGCTCTCCCCCATTTCAGAAAAACGGGGAGCCAGTTGATGTATCAGCATTATGAAAGACAACTATTTTTATATTATGTAAAAACCGGGCAAACAGAGAAAGGATTCCAACTTGCATCCGATAAAATGTCCAATGAAATAAGCTATTACGAATTAGAGTAA
- a CDS encoding VC0807 family protein has protein sequence MKRNFVLLDLLIYVALPLFVWNIMRDYIGDYYAMLLSSVPGIIYTVYRFIEMKKVNTFGLFILITLIVGTLIDVLAGTSIQLLWNNVYYSAALSLFFFITMLFRKPIPLFFGLDFAELQGYDRTFCKRLYYKKPLYRIFKLITLCFALRSGILAFVKAWLILEYGVEAFDKGIIIRQAFSWIMSGITVAGFIYIGKIIQDSPQLVNEVQIELDVEERKSV, from the coding sequence TTGAAAAGAAATTTTGTCTTATTGGACTTGTTGATTTATGTAGCACTCCCCCTTTTCGTATGGAATATCATGAGGGATTACATTGGGGATTATTATGCCATGCTCCTTTCTTCTGTTCCAGGAATCATCTATACAGTTTATCGTTTTATAGAAATGAAGAAAGTAAATACATTTGGCTTGTTCATTTTAATCACGCTGATTGTCGGTACTCTGATTGACGTACTGGCTGGTACCTCCATCCAACTCTTATGGAATAATGTATACTATTCCGCTGCTTTAAGTTTATTTTTCTTCATCACCATGTTGTTCCGAAAACCGATTCCCCTTTTTTTTGGTCTTGACTTCGCAGAACTTCAAGGATACGACCGTACCTTTTGTAAGCGACTCTACTATAAAAAGCCTCTCTATCGAATCTTTAAATTAATCACTCTATGTTTTGCCTTAAGAAGTGGGATTCTGGCATTTGTTAAAGCATGGCTTATCCTGGAGTATGGGGTTGAAGCATTCGATAAAGGGATCATTATCCGCCAAGCCTTTAGCTGGATCATGTCCGGGATTACCGTGGCTGGTTTCATTTATATCGGAAAAATCATACAGGATTCCCCCCAATTGGTGAATGAAGTGCAGATTGAACTGGATGTGGAAGAAAGAAAATCAGTTTAG
- a CDS encoding acyl-CoA thioesterase: MEQAYSVERSRTIQTKLVLPPDTNHMQTIFGGKVLSYIDEIAALSAMKHSSSVVVTASIDSVDFLSSATVGDALSLEAYVTSTGRTSMEVYVKVYSTNLVTSVKTLTTESFLTMVAVDEKGKPKPVPRVIPQTEEETRLFQTAPLRKEHRKTRALIL, translated from the coding sequence ATGGAGCAAGCCTATTCAGTGGAACGTTCACGAACCATACAAACAAAATTGGTATTGCCGCCTGACACCAATCATATGCAGACCATCTTTGGAGGGAAGGTCCTTTCCTATATTGATGAGATTGCGGCGCTATCCGCCATGAAACATTCAAGTTCAGTCGTCGTTACGGCATCGATTGACTCGGTGGACTTCTTATCGTCTGCCACGGTTGGCGACGCTTTAAGCCTGGAAGCATACGTCACTTCCACAGGCAGGACATCAATGGAAGTGTATGTAAAGGTGTACTCTACGAATCTCGTAACGAGTGTCAAAACACTGACGACGGAATCATTCCTGACAATGGTCGCCGTTGATGAAAAAGGTAAGCCTAAGCCAGTACCAAGGGTCATACCACAGACGGAAGAAGAAACAAGGCTCTTCCAAACCGCTCCACTTCGAAAAGAACATCGCAAGACTCGTGCGCTGATACTGTAA
- a CDS encoding helix-turn-helix domain-containing protein — MPQDKIQRNQIDKVVEYIDQHLSEDLSLEQLAKVSTYSPYHFQRLFKGLIGETPAGYVKRMRLENAAHMLIYEPQLPITQIAFICGFSSLSYFTYSFNVYLKTSPKSWREGAYLERFPREYLNSKKSKLFSTKAKAYQDEESYNEFKWLDLSKVKIVHFPECSTVNRFHIGSYIAGIPEAWQDLYRWGNARNLIEKSPLIFGIPKSNPYITPPEKSRYECRLAVENQNDAEGEELYLFRGSKHVVYEFDEPVDYRERGKLIECYSELYSYWLPKSGYRYLGNPIELVEMISLQGTLDIGCNIKAIALAIEPN; from the coding sequence ATGCCACAAGACAAAATACAAAGAAACCAAATCGATAAAGTAGTAGAGTATATCGATCAACATCTAAGCGAAGATTTATCCTTAGAACAGTTAGCCAAAGTATCAACCTATTCCCCTTATCACTTTCAGCGGTTGTTTAAAGGGCTGATCGGTGAAACACCGGCAGGTTATGTGAAAAGAATGCGCTTGGAAAATGCAGCCCATATGCTCATTTATGAGCCACAGCTTCCTATCACACAAATTGCGTTCATATGTGGTTTTTCATCGTTATCCTATTTCACCTATTCTTTTAATGTTTACTTAAAAACCAGCCCCAAAAGCTGGCGGGAAGGTGCCTATTTAGAGCGTTTTCCGCGAGAATATCTTAATAGCAAGAAATCTAAACTTTTCAGCACAAAAGCGAAAGCATACCAGGATGAAGAATCCTATAATGAGTTTAAATGGCTGGATTTATCGAAAGTGAAGATCGTTCATTTTCCAGAGTGTTCAACCGTCAATAGATTCCATATCGGGTCATATATCGCAGGCATTCCAGAAGCATGGCAAGATCTATACAGATGGGGAAATGCCAGAAACCTCATAGAGAAGAGTCCTTTGATATTCGGAATTCCAAAGAGCAACCCTTATATTACCCCACCTGAAAAAAGCAGGTATGAGTGTCGCCTGGCTGTCGAAAATCAAAATGACGCGGAAGGTGAGGAACTCTATCTATTTCGAGGCAGTAAGCATGTGGTTTATGAATTCGATGAACCAGTCGACTACCGGGAAAGAGGGAAGTTAATCGAATGCTATTCTGAACTTTACAGCTATTGGTTGCCGAAAAGCGGATACAGATACCTGGGGAATCCGATTGAACTTGTGGAAATGATCAGTCTACAAGGAACACTCGATATTGGATGTAACATTAAAGCGATCGCTTTAGCCATTGAGCCGAATTAA
- a CDS encoding DUF1761 domain-containing protein — protein MELNVNLLAILAGAVVYMVYGGIYYSILLGKKEQDSTGPIKYAVAVIVAFFSSLLVGIFVQATGSKGIVEGALTGVIIGILISIVYLKNALFGLMTKRMFLIAIGDHLIIFTLLGAIHGWLL, from the coding sequence ATGGAATTAAATGTGAATTTGCTCGCGATATTGGCGGGGGCTGTGGTGTATATGGTATACGGCGGAATTTATTATTCTATTTTACTAGGAAAGAAGGAACAGGATAGTACTGGACCGATTAAATATGCAGTGGCTGTTATTGTTGCATTTTTCAGCTCACTTCTTGTTGGGATTTTCGTTCAAGCCACCGGTTCCAAAGGAATAGTCGAAGGAGCTTTGACAGGTGTAATCATTGGAATTCTTATTTCCATTGTCTACTTGAAAAATGCTTTATTTGGTCTTATGACAAAACGGATGTTTCTTATCGCGATAGGAGATCATCTCATCATATTTACCCTGTTAGGGGCCATACACGGATGGTTGTTGTAG
- a CDS encoding flotillin family protein: MLGSLSIIGFFMFLIPVLVIAAIAGIAYYFWMRFRYRTARSNQALIITGPKLGDPEKETNIFTDQEGRSMKIIRGGGYRLRRFQTSTPVNLTSFQLKLSTPRVYTNGGVPIVADAVAMVKVADTLNGIANYAEQFLGKDQKEIEDEIIEVLGSNLRAILSKMTVEDINSNREKFNADVSEIAQKQLDLMGFKITSLGLTDIRDADEENGYLKNLGRPRIAEVRKQAEIAEANTERETRIHRAQTDQEAKEEEYKRQITIAQSKKEKDIKDAAFKEETERARAKSEQSYELEKAKLTKEVKEEELTLQFLERERAVKLEAEESKVRKTKADAEYYETTRKAEAEARKAEIDGEAKAKIRREEGSAEADVIRERGKAEAESRKLLAEAMEKHGDVIITEKLIEMLPVFAEKIAQPLNNIDSVKIIDSGNGQGVPSFGKSITRTMLDMQEPLREMTGIDVGELLKSYANRSHERPYQPAISESADKEVAVTSEKEEADIKEESRSK, encoded by the coding sequence ATGCTAGGATCATTAAGTATTATCGGATTTTTTATGTTCTTGATTCCTGTACTGGTTATTGCTGCTATTGCAGGAATTGCGTATTATTTCTGGATGAGGTTTCGTTATCGTACAGCGAGATCCAACCAGGCTCTGATCATTACCGGACCGAAACTGGGAGATCCTGAAAAGGAAACGAATATTTTCACCGACCAGGAAGGACGGTCCATGAAAATCATCAGGGGTGGAGGGTACAGATTAAGACGTTTCCAAACATCCACACCTGTTAATCTTACATCCTTCCAATTAAAACTGTCGACACCTAGAGTGTATACAAATGGCGGAGTACCAATCGTTGCAGACGCAGTGGCCATGGTGAAGGTGGCCGACACATTAAACGGGATTGCGAACTATGCAGAGCAGTTCCTTGGTAAGGATCAAAAAGAAATTGAAGATGAAATCATCGAGGTACTGGGAAGTAATCTTCGTGCGATTCTTTCTAAAATGACTGTTGAAGACATTAACAGCAACCGTGAAAAATTTAACGCTGACGTATCAGAAATCGCCCAGAAACAGCTGGATCTTATGGGCTTCAAAATTACGTCACTAGGGTTAACTGACATAAGAGATGCAGACGAAGAAAATGGATACTTAAAAAATCTTGGTCGTCCACGTATCGCCGAGGTTCGCAAGCAAGCTGAAATTGCAGAAGCAAACACCGAACGTGAAACCCGTATTCACCGGGCCCAAACGGATCAGGAAGCGAAAGAGGAAGAATACAAGCGTCAAATTACCATTGCCCAATCGAAAAAAGAGAAGGATATCAAAGACGCAGCCTTCAAGGAAGAAACAGAGCGGGCAAGAGCAAAATCCGAACAGTCCTACGAGTTGGAAAAAGCCAAACTTACCAAAGAAGTAAAAGAAGAAGAGTTAACCCTTCAATTCCTTGAACGTGAACGTGCCGTTAAGCTTGAAGCAGAAGAATCAAAAGTTCGTAAAACGAAAGCCGATGCCGAATACTACGAAACCACTCGTAAAGCGGAAGCGGAAGCGCGCAAGGCTGAAATTGACGGGGAAGCGAAAGCCAAGATCCGAAGAGAAGAAGGTTCTGCTGAAGCAGATGTTATCAGAGAGCGAGGGAAGGCGGAAGCCGAATCCCGTAAACTGCTGGCAGAAGCAATGGAGAAACATGGCGATGTCATCATTACAGAGAAACTAATCGAAATGCTGCCAGTTTTCGCAGAGAAAATTGCCCAGCCTCTTAACAATATTGACTCTGTTAAAATCATTGATTCCGGTAATGGCCAGGGAGTGCCTTCCTTTGGTAAAAGCATCACCAGAACGATGCTTGACATGCAGGAACCGTTACGGGAAATGACAGGCATCGATGTAGGTGAATTACTGAAGTCATATGCAAACAGATCCCATGAAAGGCCTTACCAGCCAGCAATTTCAGAGTCAGCCGATAAGGAAGTTGCTGTGACGAGCGAAAAGGAAGAAGCAGATATAAAAGAAGAGAGTCGAAGTAAATAA
- the ade gene encoding adenine deaminase, whose translation MGTKKDTFKKRIAAANKDNLADLVIKNGKIIDVFNLEIMEGDVAITDGMFVGIGEFEGKQVIDAKGRYISPSFIDAHVHIESSMVTPSEFAKVVLPHGVTTVITDPHEIGNVSGEEGIEFMLGDSENIPLDVLTMLPSCVPATPFENAGATLTAKELEPFYTHERVLGLAEVMDYPSLQKGDDSIVDKITVTSEYSHNMDDHLAGLDTNAINVYKSAGIRTDHECTTVPEALERIRRGMYLLIREGSVAKDLESLIGVVNERNARRCLFCTDDKHLDDLIEEGSIDHNIRLAIKEGLDPLLAIGIATLNAAECYGLYTKGAIAPGYDADFVLLDDLKKVSISEVYKEGKQVAAHGQFVGESIVKSEPKPSLSSTVHIPELTEKHLQIEMGVTKEAHIIEIIPNHLRTNKQIEKVQVENGFFIPSIQQDQLKMVVVERHNGTGNIGLGIVKGFGLKKGAIATTIAHDSHNIVATGTNDRDILHAIGALNDMNGGLVIVSDGNVIASLPLPIAGLMSDQGFEEVVSGLRELKNTLVELGFSGDFNPFLTLSFLTLPVIPELKLTDLGLFDVKGSRHIEVGVLG comes from the coding sequence ATGGGTACAAAAAAAGATACATTTAAAAAAAGAATTGCAGCTGCGAATAAAGATAACCTTGCAGATCTGGTTATAAAAAATGGGAAAATAATAGATGTGTTTAATCTTGAAATCATGGAAGGAGATGTCGCGATTACGGATGGAATGTTCGTTGGAATTGGTGAATTTGAAGGGAAACAGGTCATCGACGCCAAGGGGAGATATATTAGCCCGTCCTTTATCGATGCCCATGTTCATATTGAATCCTCCATGGTCACACCATCTGAATTTGCAAAAGTCGTTCTTCCTCATGGTGTCACGACCGTGATTACAGATCCACATGAAATCGGGAATGTATCCGGAGAAGAAGGAATTGAATTCATGCTCGGTGATTCTGAGAACATTCCATTAGATGTGTTAACCATGCTTCCATCATGCGTGCCGGCAACTCCATTTGAAAATGCAGGAGCAACCCTGACAGCCAAAGAGCTGGAACCTTTCTATACACATGAGCGTGTCCTTGGACTGGCAGAGGTAATGGATTACCCTTCCCTCCAAAAAGGCGATGATTCCATTGTTGATAAAATCACTGTCACCTCGGAATATAGTCATAATATGGACGATCATTTAGCCGGGCTTGATACAAATGCGATCAATGTTTATAAATCCGCCGGTATTCGAACCGATCATGAATGCACCACCGTCCCTGAAGCATTGGAACGAATACGACGAGGGATGTACCTTCTCATTCGCGAAGGATCGGTGGCTAAAGATTTGGAATCGCTTATTGGAGTTGTCAACGAAAGAAATGCACGTCGCTGTCTATTCTGTACAGATGATAAGCACTTGGATGATTTAATCGAGGAAGGCAGTATCGATCACAATATTCGTTTAGCAATCAAGGAAGGACTCGATCCTCTATTGGCGATCGGCATCGCTACTTTAAATGCTGCTGAATGTTATGGATTATACACTAAAGGTGCTATTGCACCCGGATATGATGCGGATTTTGTATTACTGGATGATCTTAAAAAGGTCTCTATATCAGAGGTCTACAAAGAAGGGAAACAAGTGGCTGCACATGGTCAGTTTGTCGGGGAATCCATCGTAAAATCGGAACCAAAACCATCTCTGTCTTCAACGGTCCATATTCCTGAACTCACTGAAAAACATCTTCAAATCGAAATGGGCGTTACAAAAGAAGCACATATTATAGAAATCATCCCTAACCACCTTAGAACCAATAAACAGATTGAAAAGGTCCAAGTAGAAAATGGATTCTTTATCCCTTCTATTCAACAGGATCAACTTAAAATGGTTGTTGTTGAAAGACATAATGGGACAGGAAACATTGGCTTGGGGATTGTAAAAGGATTCGGATTGAAAAAAGGAGCCATCGCTACCACCATTGCTCATGACTCCCATAATATTGTCGCAACTGGTACAAATGATCGTGATATCCTGCATGCCATCGGTGCGCTTAACGATATGAATGGCGGCCTGGTGATAGTGAGCGACGGAAATGTCATAGCCTCTCTTCCATTACCGATTGCAGGATTAATGTCCGATCAGGGATTTGAAGAAGTGGTATCAGGACTCCGCGAGTTGAAAAATACGTTGGTAGAATTAGGATTCTCCGGGGACTTTAATCCATTTCTGACTCTCTCTTTTCTCACTTTGCCCGTAATCCCTGAGTTGAAGCTGACAGATTTAGGATTGTTTGATGTTAAAGGTTCCCGGCATATCGAGGTTGGGGTATTAGGTTGA
- a CDS encoding DUF4397 domain-containing protein, producing the protein MKKIFSVFATVMLMLSLAGGAFAADNDAMVRIIHASPDAPAVDVYVDGNAVVEGAEFKAATDYMNLPAGDHKVEIYAAGTMGSEDPVISQDLTVEAGMAYTVAAANTVENLELVVAQDSMDVTEGMTKVRVGHLSPDAPTVDVGLVGGDALFSGAEFKAITDYQELDAGTYDLEIRTPEGDQVLDLSGTMLEENTVYSVFAINTADQLEVLVLKDYTLMPGSMPETGMGGAATEQSSTLPMVLAATVLGGAAILFVTRRKLQK; encoded by the coding sequence ATGAAAAAGATTTTTTCGGTTTTTGCAACGGTGATGTTAATGTTATCCTTGGCTGGTGGTGCGTTTGCGGCTGACAATGATGCGATGGTGCGTATTATCCATGCTTCTCCTGATGCCCCGGCTGTCGATGTGTATGTGGATGGAAATGCAGTGGTTGAAGGCGCAGAATTCAAGGCAGCAACAGATTATATGAATCTTCCTGCAGGAGACCATAAAGTGGAAATTTATGCTGCTGGCACAATGGGAAGCGAAGATCCTGTCATTTCTCAAGATTTAACGGTTGAAGCAGGAATGGCTTACACAGTAGCAGCTGCTAATACTGTGGAAAACCTGGAATTGGTGGTAGCGCAGGATTCAATGGATGTAACAGAAGGAATGACTAAAGTGCGCGTTGGACATCTTTCTCCTGATGCACCGACCGTTGATGTTGGTCTTGTAGGTGGAGATGCGTTGTTCAGTGGAGCTGAATTCAAAGCGATTACAGATTATCAGGAATTAGATGCAGGAACATATGACTTAGAGATCAGAACACCAGAAGGAGATCAAGTGTTAGACCTGTCTGGAACAATGCTTGAAGAAAACACAGTATACAGTGTGTTTGCAATCAATACAGCAGATCAATTGGAAGTACTTGTCCTGAAAGATTATACATTGATGCCTGGCAGCATGCCTGAAACAGGGATGGGTGGAGCAGCGACTGAACAATCATCTACTCTTCCTATGGTGCTGGCTGCAACGGTATTAGGTGGAGCAGCAATACTATTTGTTACACGCAGAAAACTGCAAAAATAA
- a CDS encoding class F sortase, translating into MSIPLTALLAACAAEEPQSVTKREVQSSTIAQPVQPVSTVNHASKKELTSIKPASLSIPKLDIEAPIKEFGLDKKGNMELPENGKDVAWFEPGFLPGEKGNAVLAGHVDDEKKPAVFFELKELEPGDEIHLQDESGETLTFVVREKVAYQKDDAPLRTIFGPSEKRMLNLITCTGYFDREIHNYVERLVVFTELVEENKDT; encoded by the coding sequence ATGTCTATCCCTTTGACGGCTCTTCTGGCGGCATGTGCTGCCGAAGAGCCTCAATCGGTTACGAAAAGAGAAGTTCAATCATCCACCATTGCCCAGCCTGTTCAACCTGTTAGCACTGTTAATCATGCATCAAAAAAGGAATTAACCAGTATCAAGCCAGCCTCTCTATCAATTCCTAAACTTGATATTGAAGCACCAATAAAGGAATTCGGTCTTGATAAAAAAGGAAATATGGAGCTTCCTGAAAACGGGAAGGATGTTGCGTGGTTTGAACCAGGTTTTCTACCGGGAGAAAAGGGAAATGCCGTTCTCGCAGGACATGTAGATGACGAAAAAAAGCCAGCTGTCTTTTTTGAATTGAAAGAGCTTGAGCCCGGGGACGAGATCCATTTACAAGATGAAAGTGGCGAAACCCTGACTTTCGTCGTAAGGGAAAAAGTCGCCTATCAGAAGGATGACGCACCTCTTCGCACCATTTTCGGTCCAAGTGAAAAACGCATGCTTAATTTGATTACGTGTACAGGCTATTTTGACCGGGAAATCCATAATTACGTTGAACGATTAGTTGTCTTTACCGAACTGGTCGAAGAGAATAAAGACACCTGA